Proteins encoded within one genomic window of Setaria italica strain Yugu1 chromosome IV, Setaria_italica_v2.0, whole genome shotgun sequence:
- the LOC101757960 gene encoding HVA22-like protein a, whose translation MGSGSFLKVLAKNFDVLAGPIISLAYPLYASVRAIETKNPIDDQQWLTYWVLYSFITLFELTFAPIIEWLPFWSYAKLFFNCWLVLPWFSGAAYVYDHFVRPMFVNRQIVNIWYVPRNDKPSKPDDVLSAAERYIEQNGPEAFEKLISKSTKSSKSRTTRRSILEDAEAERESWGENPFYDKNYRH comes from the exons atGGGGTCTGGATCTTTCCTCAAGGTGCTGGCCAAGAATTTCGACGTGCTCGCCGG aCCAATAATATCACTTGCTTATCCTCT ATATGCTTCTGTTAGAGCAATAGAGACGAAAAATCCTATAGATGATCAGCAATGGCTCACTTACTGGGTGCTGTACTCATTTATCACTTTGTTTGAGCTAACCTTTGCACCAATTATTGAGTG GCTTCCCTTTTGGTCATATGCAAAGCTGTTCTTCAACTGCTGGTTGGTCTTACCTTGGTTCAGCGGTGCTGCTTATGTTTACGACCATTTTGTTCGGCCAATGTTTGTGAACCGCCAAATAGTAAACATATGGTATGTCCCAAGAAATGATAAGCCAAGTAAACCTGATGATGTACTGTCAGCTGCAGAGAGATATATTGAACAAAATGGACCAGAAGCATTTGAGAAGCTCATCAGCAAG TCTACAAAGTCTTCTAAATCAAGGACCACAAGGCGGTCGATCTTGGAGGATGCTGAGGCTGAAAGAGAATCCTGGGGTGAAAATCCTTTCTACGACAAAAACTACCGGCACTAA